In the genome of Cryptomeria japonica chromosome 8, Sugi_1.0, whole genome shotgun sequence, one region contains:
- the LOC131855929 gene encoding uncharacterized protein LOC131855929 encodes MLSIKWFLFIMVCAATATQARAWFARCENRRSRCYGKSFSCPSDCAEICHVNCRRCKPQCNSAASLSAACDKPGAVCHDPRFVGGDGNMFYFHGRKDHDFCLVSDPDVHINAHFMGKSATQEQELKHDLTWVKSIGVRFGSHQIYLGANKVARWDSALDQLTLLVDGQSVVLSPRRGAQWEDRLIPLKITRLLNVNAVILQVADRFSLTAWVAPVTAEESRVHGYVISEDDCFAHLQLNFKFFELSPNVTGVLGQTYSSRVKSHLEVGAVMEGEDKFEVSHLFATDCKVARFSEETETRFGFFRKLPTVSCASENAAGSGILCRG; translated from the coding sequence ATGCTGTCTATAAAATGGTTTCTGTTTATTATGGTCTGTGCAGCGACAGCAACACAAGCCAGGGCATGGTTTGCCCGATGTGAAAATCGTCGTTCCAGATGCTATGGAAAATCGTTTTCCTGTCCGTCGGACTGTGCCGAGATTTGCCACGTCAACTGCAGGCGCTGCAAGCCCCAATGTAACAGCGCAGCTTCTCTGTCTGCGGCCTGTGACAAGCCGGGTGCGGTGTGCCACGACCCGCGGTTCGTAGGCGGGGATGGCAATATGTTCTATTTCCACGGCAGAAAGGACCACGACTTCTGCCTTGTCTCCGACCCGGATGTACACATCAACGCGCACTTCATGGGCAAAAGCGCAACCCAGGAGCAAGAGCTGAAGCACGACTTGACGTGGGTAAAGTCTATCGGCGTGCGCTTCGGTTCCCATCAGATCTACCTCGGCGCCAACAAAGTCGCTCGCTGGGACAGTGCCCTGGACCAACTCACGCTCCTTGTAGATGGACAAAGCGTCGTCCTCTCGCCCCGTAGAGGAGCCCAGTGGGAGGACCGGTTGATCCCATTGAAGATCACACGTCTCCTGAATGTTAATGCTGTAATACTGCAAGTGGCTGACAGATTCAGTCTAACGGCCTGGGTGGCTCCCGTTACGGCCGAGGAGTCTAGGGTTCATGGCTACGTGATTAGTGAAGATGACTGCTTTGCGCACTTGCAGCTAAACTTTAAGTTCTTTGAGCTCAGCCCTAATGTGACCGGCGTGTTGGGGCAGACGTACTCCTCTAGGGTTAAAAGCCACTTGGAAGTGGGGGCTGTTATGGAAGGGGAGGATAAATTTGAAGTGTCGCATCTCTTTGCTACAGATTGTAAGGTTGCCAGGTTTAGCGAAGAAACGGAAACGCGGTTCGGGTTCTTTAGGAAGTTACCAACGGTTTCATGCGCCAGTGAGAATGCGGCAGGGAGCGGTATTCTGTGTCGCGGTTAG